A window of Anas acuta chromosome 8, bAnaAcu1.1, whole genome shotgun sequence contains these coding sequences:
- the CNN3 gene encoding calponin-3: MTHFNKGPSYGLSAEVKNKIALKYDPQIEEDLRNWIEEVTGLSIGANFQLGLKDGIILCELINKLQPGSVKKINQSKLNWHQLENIGNFIKAIQVYGMKPHDIFEANDLFENGNMTQVQTTLVALAGLAKTKGFHTTIDIGVKYAEKQARSFDAGKLKAGQSVIGLQMGTNKCASQAGMTAYGTRRHLYDPKMQTDKPFDQTTISLQMGTNKGASQAGMLAPGTRRDIYDQKHILQPVDNSTISLQMGTNKVASQKGMSVYGLGRQVYDPKYCAAPTEPVIHNGSQGTGTNGSEISDSDYQAEYPDDYHGEYQDDYQRDYHGQYSDQGIDY, translated from the exons ATAGCCCTCAAGTATGATCCCCAGATAGAAGAAGACCTGCGTAACTGGATAGAAGAAGTTACAGGACTGAGCATTGGTGCAAACTTTCAGCTGGGACTAAAAGACGGCATAATCTTATGCGA GCTTATAAATAAGCTGCAGCCAGgatcagtgaagaaaattaatcaaTCAAAACTAAATTGGCACCAG cTGGAGAACATTGGGAATTTTATCAAAGCCATTCAAGTCTACGGCATGAAGCCACATGATATTTTTGAAGCAAATGATCTTTTTGAAAATGGGAACATGACTCAAGTACAGACTACTCTCGTGGCATTAGCAGGTCTG GCAAAAACCAAAGGTTTTCATACTACAATTGATATTGGTGTCAAATATGCAGAGAAACAAGCACGAAGTTTTGATGCAGGAAAACTAAAAGCTGGTCAAAGTGTAATTGGCCTGCAG ATGGGCACCAATAAGTGCGCCAGTCAGGCGGGCATGACTGCTTATGGCACTAGACGACACCTCTATGATCCAAAAATGCAAACTGACAAGCCATTTGACCAGACAACGATTAGCCTACAGATGGGCACTAACAAAGGAGCCAGTCAG GCTGGTATGCTGGCACCAGGTACCAGAAGAGACATCTACGATCAGAAGCACATACTGCAACCTGTGGATAACTCAACTATTTCATTACAAATGGGTACCAACAAAGTAGCTTCACAGAAGGGAATGAGTGTGTATGGGCTTGGACGGCAAGTGTACGACCCCAAGTACTGTGCTGCACCCACAGAACCTGTCATTCATAATGGCAGCCAAGGAACAGGAACTAATGGGTCTGAAATCAGCGATAGCGATTATCAGGCAGAATACCCAGATGACTATCATGGAGAGTACCAAGATGACTATCAAAGAGATTACCATGGTCAGTACAGTGACCAAGGCATTGATTATTAG